In bacterium, the following are encoded in one genomic region:
- the gluQRS gene encoding tRNA glutamyl-Q(34) synthetase GluQRS encodes MLSEKSDQRPVGRYAPSPTGALHLGNLRTALAAYAYTRSRGGQFLLRVEDLDAPRVREGAEQQQLEDLRGLGIDWDEEPLRQSERSNLYAEALEKLIAAGWAYPCFCSRKDIQLALSAPHSEDGIIGYPGTCSKLSNDEANERIVDGLQHSYRLRVEDSDFPYSDLFVGELIVNLQRICGDFVIKRGDGLFAYQLACAVDDSRSGVTEVLRGDDLLDSGARQAWVLHCLDLPIPQYLHIPLMLGEDGRRLSKRSGDDDLTAFLNGGYDAAAIRSYLAHTLGQCEVGERVTMDQLTARFDLDRVPREPVTFSKAVLQSFAEKR; translated from the coding sequence ATGTTGTCCGAGAAGTCTGATCAGCGCCCCGTTGGCCGGTATGCACCGAGCCCAACGGGCGCGCTGCATTTAGGCAACCTGCGCACGGCCCTGGCTGCGTATGCTTACACGCGATCGCGCGGCGGCCAATTCCTGCTGCGAGTCGAGGACCTGGATGCGCCACGGGTGCGCGAAGGCGCCGAGCAACAACAGCTTGAAGATCTTCGCGGACTCGGAATCGACTGGGACGAAGAGCCACTCCGCCAATCGGAACGATCCAATCTATATGCTGAAGCTCTTGAAAAGCTCATCGCGGCGGGGTGGGCCTATCCCTGCTTCTGCAGCCGCAAAGACATCCAACTCGCGCTCTCAGCGCCACACTCTGAGGACGGTATCATTGGCTATCCGGGGACATGCAGCAAGCTGAGTAACGACGAAGCAAATGAGCGCATCGTTGATGGTTTGCAGCACTCCTACCGGCTTCGCGTCGAAGACTCCGACTTCCCATATAGCGACCTCTTCGTTGGCGAGTTGATCGTCAACTTGCAGCGCATTTGCGGAGACTTCGTTATCAAGCGCGGCGACGGGCTGTTCGCATATCAACTCGCCTGCGCAGTCGACGATTCTCGCTCCGGCGTGACGGAGGTTCTCCGCGGCGACGATCTGCTCGATTCCGGAGCGCGCCAGGCATGGGTGCTTCATTGCTTGGATTTGCCAATCCCACAGTACCTGCACATTCCGTTGATGCTCGGCGAAGACGGCCGTCGCCTCTCAAAGCGTTCCGGTGATGATGACCTCACTGCGTTCTTGAATGGCGGATACGATGCCGCGGCAATCCGCAGCTATCTGGCACATACGCTCGGGCAATGCGAAGTGGGGGAGCGCGTGACGATGGATCAACTCACGGCGCGATTCGACCTCGATCGCGTGCCACGTGAACCCGTGACCTTCAGCAAGGCTGTCCTTCAGTCATTTGCAGAAAAACGCTAG
- a CDS encoding aminodeoxychorismate/anthranilate synthase component II has translation MILVIDNYDSFTYNLVQYLGELGATLHVVRNDRVDDALMKRLQPDHIVISPGPGTPDEAGLSCHVLTEYSQHIPTLGVCLGHQCIGQVFGGRVVRAPRLMHGKTSQIRHDDTGVLEGLPNPFTATRYHSLIIEDGSLPKSVEVLARAEDDDAIMAVRHTVFPIHGVQFHPESILTGDGKKILKNFLEIPSRISL, from the coding sequence ATGATTCTGGTCATCGACAACTACGATTCGTTTACATACAACCTGGTTCAATACCTGGGTGAGTTGGGGGCGACGCTGCACGTCGTGCGCAACGATCGCGTCGATGATGCGCTGATGAAGCGTCTTCAGCCGGATCACATCGTCATCTCGCCGGGACCGGGCACCCCCGACGAGGCGGGGCTTTCCTGCCACGTTCTGACAGAGTACTCGCAGCACATCCCGACCCTGGGCGTCTGCCTGGGGCACCAGTGCATCGGCCAGGTGTTCGGCGGACGCGTCGTTCGCGCGCCCCGTTTAATGCACGGCAAGACGAGCCAGATCCGCCACGACGACACGGGCGTTCTGGAAGGTCTGCCCAATCCGTTCACGGCGACCCGCTATCATTCGCTGATCATCGAGGACGGCTCTCTGCCGAAGTCCGTCGAAGTACTTGCCCGTGCCGAGGATGATGACGCCATCATGGCGGTTCGCCACACGGTCTTCCCCATCCACGGCGTTCAGTTCCACCCGGAATCGATCCTGACCGGTGACGGGAAGAAGATCCTGAAGAACTTCCTGGAGATTCCGTCGCGGATATCTCTCTAG